Within Gemmatimonadota bacterium, the genomic segment CTTGAAGTCCCGATTTTTGAGGTACGCATAGCCGAGCCGAGAGTGAAGGGCGGCATCTTCTGGATAAGCCCCAACCAGCCGGGTGAAGGTAACGACCGCATCGCCGGACGCGCCTTTGAGCATCTGTTGCTCTCCCCGGGCAAGCAGAGTGTCCTTCTCGGCTTTGGAAAGCACCACCTTCTGTTCTGTTTCACCCTCTTCCCGGGCAGAAACAGCAGATACGAGGATCGGAATCCCTATCCCCACCAAAAGGATCCAATTGCGGGGGAATTTATTCCAGTTTCCCCGGTCTCGTAATCGACACAATCCGGTCAAAGCATTCATCGCACCCCTCTCCTTACTCCGCTCTACTTTGCTTTTGAGGTAAGGCCCCATTCTTTGCGGAGTTTCAAAATGGATTTTCGATCTTCCAGAGGAGCCTTGGGAATGACGTCGCCCGCGTCCTCTCCCATATGGCGATCGTCAACCGCTTCGGATGCGAGTTGATAACGGGTATCGCTGCTAAAGCGAAAATAATTGGACGTGTTTTCAAGCGAGGCGTGCATGAAATACATGCCGAAAATGACGACATCGCCCGCGTTAAAAGGAGTAGATGCCCAGCGGACACCCAGAGTTTTCACGACGTCATCGGGATCGGTGGAAAACGCACCCCCGTCCAGATCTTGATGCGCGTCCATCGCGCCGTAAGTATTTTTGAGCTGCTGGATTTTGTGGGAGCCTAAACAGAGGGCAAGCGGGCCCATGTCCAGAGATATATCGCCGAGCGCGGTCCACATCGTATAGAGTTTTTTGGTGCCGGCACCCATATAGACCACATCGTAATGCGCCCCTGCATTCTGACCTCGGCAGATCACGCGGAGCCATTTGTGGTCAAATGAAAGAACGGGCCCCCCCATGAAGCGTTCGAAGAAGTCCATGGTATTTTTGCCTTCAACGATTTCGAGAAATCCCGGCCATTGTTTTACAAGTCGATCCGGAAAGCGGGGACGGCGATTTTCGCCAATCACCGCCTTGTCCAGAGGCGTGTCCGGGGCAAGGAGATTCTGGGCGGCCATGTTTTCCAGAATTTCTCGCCGGGCATTTTGAATTTGCTGCCGCGTATGAAAGTTGCGAATGATGAGATAGCCGTCTTCTTCGATGCGCTGGTGAAGGGCCTCGGTATCGTCGAGCAGATGGGTGGCTTCTCTGGGGGTGAAAATGGTTTCGCCAAAGACGAGTTCGCGCCCAGACATCGAAACCCGGGTACCGTCGGGAATGTTAAAAGTGGACATGAGTATCCTCCTTAGAGATTATAGAGAGTTCCTGAGGATCATTGATTCTTCTTCGACTAACATCACATCAACCGGGCGGACAAGACAAACACTACTCATACTCTATCCAGAGCTGTAAGTCGCAAAGGGTGAGCGCGTCGCCGCCTGGCGCATTGTGCGCGATCTCAATTCGGTTTGAGCCCAATTTCACCTTCCGGGGATTCACGGTATAGGTCGCCCAAACATCGGTGAGCCCCGTGCAGACAAGGGGATTACCGTTGAAGGTGATAGATACGTCGCTGGCATCGGTTAATGCTTCAGCTTGAAGACACAGAGTTGCCCTGGGCCTGAAGCCGCTAGCCCCGGCACTAGCCAGATCATCCCCGACAGTCAGGTCAATCTCCAGGAACTCGCCAGCATTCAAAGTATGCGGATCCTCGGGGGAAAAGACCCCTGGACGCGTGTAGAAGCGATCGCCATCCTTCAGCCAATACCCGGCATCCATGGCCTGTCGCCCCCGGAAAACGGGGCAATAAACCTTGTTCAAATGGGCGAGCGTATCTGGATCGCCCAGATCGTGGAGAATCTGCCAGCGCGTCAAATTGAAGAAATAGACCGAATCGGCCCCCGCGTTTAAGGCGTTGACAGATCGCGCCCGGTACGCTTCCAGCGAATTGCGCACCACAGAAAAGGGCGGCGTCACACCGGAAGCGGCGGAGAGTTCGCACTCGAGGTGCCTTGAAACCCCGGTCAGTTGAGGCAAAGGGGTTTGGACGCGACATTCGTCCAGAGCCGCCCAGACCTGAACGCCGTATCTGTGACCGAGGGCGACACTCTCGGACCATTCCTGCAGGCGGAAGTATCCGCCCGGAATCCAGATGTCGATCAAATCCTCGGCCATCCATTTTTCTATCTGGATACCCATTCCGTTGCAGTACCCGACGGAATCCGGGGTGCGAACGGACAGGAGGATGGGCCGGGCGCGCTCCGCACCGATTTCATCGGTCATCGCTCTGGTCCTGCGCATCAGATCGGTCATACTCTCGCGCTCTGCATCACTGACCTCCTCACCCCAGGCGGCGCTCTTGAACAGGGTCGGATGCCGAAAGAAATCGAACATGAACCCATCGATATCGTAGCGACGAGCCACGTCTTCCCACAGGCGAAAGGCCTGGTCGCGAATTTCGTCTCGCCCGTAATTGACCGATGTCCAGCGACCGTGGGGAGGCGGGTCATCCTGGGTGCCCACCAGCCAGTCGGGGTGTTCCTGTTTGAGCCTGTTGTTGGCGATTTTCCACCTCGCATCCTCGTAATCGCCAGCATCGTGGGTATCGTTCATGCGCATGGCCCAGAAGGCTTCGAAATTATTCTCGCGACAGAACTCGAGGTAGATCTGAAGCCCATCGCGCCCCTTATCGTCGAGCTCGATACCTTCTGGCGGCCACTCCTGTCCGACTGCGGTGCGATACAAACGGGACAGGTTGAACTGATGCACCAGTGAATAGGTACACGTATCGACCCGGGTACCCACCGCATGCGCGAGAATTCGCTCTATGGGCTGCCCGTCGGAGTGAAAGACAATCCGGCGTTTGCGCCCGGCGGCCCCTTTGCGGAGAGCCTTGATTTGCGCATCTGAGAGTGCCATCAGTTCCACCTCTTTTCTTTTCAAAGACTACCTTCAAAAGTGTTTCGAGACCGGAGAAAAGTCAACTCTAACCTGAGCCAATTCCCGAATCACCCCGCACAATGCCTTTTCCAGGCATCATACATCTCGGCCATCTCTTTCACCAGGTCCGGATATTGATCCGCAAGGTCATTCACCTCTGTCCGATCAATCTCCATATCGTAAAGTTCCCAAAGCGAATTCGGGTCCGGCCGCGCTTTTTGTTCTGACCTTGCCTCTCTGTCAGTACGCCAGGGATTGTAATCTCTCCAATAATCAGGAGAGACGAGTTTCCATTTTCCCATTCTCACGGCACGCCAGAGGGCGGTCTCACTATACTGATTCCAGTACAGCGCCCTGTGGCCCTCGCGCTGTTCGCCTCTGAAGACCGGCAGCAGGCTCTTGCCTTCCAGGGACAGGACGCCTTTGTGGGAGGACGGGTATTCCGCTCCTGCAATATCTGTACAGGTAGCCATAACATCGATGAGGTGACCGATCTGATGGGTGATCTCGCCCCCGTTTTGAATCACGCGCGGCCAGTGTACGATAAACGGTGTAGAGATGCCACCCTCGTGATTCCACCGCTTGAATTTGCGAAAAGGCGTATTGCTGAGATTGGCCCAGGGCAGATCTACCGTACGGTACGACGCCGCGGGACCGGGCGGAATATCGGGCGTGCTGGTCCTGTCTTCATCGCTGGCGCCGTTGTCGGACAGAAATAGCACGAGGGTGTTTTCCTCTATACCGAGTTCGCGGAGTTTGGCCTGCAGGCGCCCGACATTCTGGTCCACGCGGTCAATCATGGCCGCGTAAACAGCCATCTTCAGATCCCAGGCATCTCGATCCTCAATCTCCTCCCACGACAGCGAATCCGGATCGCGCGCCGAAAGGGCCCACCGCTCGTCAATCAGGCCCATCTCGACCATGCGTTCGAGGCGCTGCTCCCGCAGCCTATCCCAACCGACTTTGTATTTGCCCTTATACTTTGCGATGTCCCTCGGCCAGGCGTGCAGGGGATAGTGCGGTGCAGTATAGGCCACGTAGAGGAAGAAAGGTCTGTCTTCCCGCCCGTACTCGTCCAGGTATCCAAGGGCGTAATCTGTGAACGCGTCGGTGGTGTAGAAGTCTTTATCCTCGGGTGTATAGGGCTGGATGACCCTGTCGTCGATGGCAAATGCGGGATTGTCGTCCGGAAATTTTTCACCGGGCTGTTCTTCACCGGGTCGTTGCAGACCCGGGTTAAAGAAGTTGCAGCATCCATCGACGAGGCCGTAATAGCGGTCGAAACCCCGTTCGACGGGTAATCCAGAGAAGAGCCCGGACAGATGCCATTTTCCCGACATGAGGGTGCGGTAGCCAGCAGCCTTGAGTACCTCGGCGATGGTGACACAGCCCTTCGGCCCTCCCCTGCTGACTTGCTGGGAGTAAAGCCCGGTCAGCAGAGACGCCCGCGTGGGTGCGCACAGGGCATTGTTGTAAAACTGGGTGAAGCGAAGGCCGTTTGAGGCAAGCTGGTCGAGGTTGGGAGTGCGGATCTCGCCGCCATAGCATCCCAGGTCGGAAAAGCCCATATCATCGACCATAATCAGGAGGATATTTGGTCTTGCGCTATTTTCCGTCGATCTACTCGAGTTCATCTAACATCTCCTAAAAAATGTCGCAGGAGACCCCGTGTTTGAGCACGGGGAGGCACGCGAAGCACAATGCCAATCATGCGACGTGTTTATAAACATAGACCTGCACATTGATGTTGACATCCATACCATTTGTGAGTATAATAAAGTATGATTATAACAATAAAAAACAATATGTTATGTTATTCCCTGCATACCATTGTGCCGATTGGACACTCTATTCAGGACGGTCAGTTTTAAATGCCATACCTGACAATAAAAGCCCCTCTTCGCGGCGTACCTGAACGCTTTGACATTCTTCGTGACGCGATGCTGTCTGCGACCAAAGTCTATAATGGCTTGATCTTTCATCTGCGTCAAGAATACCAGCAGCATGGGAAAGTCTGTTATTCGGCCAGCCATCTCAACCGCATCGCACGCGGGTTGCCACGCCACAAGGAATTGTATTCCGATGTGGTAGATACCACGCGACAGGCGGTGGGATGGGCTTTTGGGTCGTTCTTTCAAAAGCACAAGCGCGACAAGAAGGCACGGCCTCCAGGATTCAGGAAGAAGACACGACTCTCTCCGCTACGCTATTCCCATCCCAACAATGGCTCCATCAAGGTAATCCACAAGCGCGGAATGACATATCTTCGCATCTCGCTTGGCACCACCCGAAAGGATGGTGTGTGTCGCCTCGTCTTTCGTCTCCACACCCGCCCAAATGTTGACCTTTCCAAGTTGAAGAATGTCCAGATCACCTACGATACGCATACACGGGATTTCCAAGCCCGTCTGGTGGTCAAAGTGGATGTTCCTGATAAGCCGGGAGAGGCCACCGTTGGTGTAGATATAGGCGAAGACTGGCTCATTGCCGCAGATTTCTGTGACGGCGCGCAATATCTGGTTTGTGGACGTGAACTTAAGGCCACACGCCGATACTGGCAGAAGGTCAGAGCAAAGGTCAAACCACCCAGTCAAGACCAGCCCAAGATGTCGAGACGCTATCGCCAGATCGCCCGAAAAGAAGCCCGACAAATCACACATGCCCTCTATATCGCCAGTAGAAGGTTTGTGGATGTGTGTGCCGATAAGGGTGTAGGACTTATCATTTTGGGAGACCTCACCGGCATCCGACATCGCATTGCCTATGGCAAAAGGATGAATCAACGCCTGCACGCCTGGCCATATGCCAAGCTCAGGACGATGATTGAATACAAGGCTGCGCTGCTTGGCATAAAGGTCAAAGTCGTCTCGGAAAAATATACTTCGCAGACTTGCCCGCAATGTAATATAAGAAAGAAATCCAATCGCAAGCATCGTGGTTGGTACTCCTGTCGTTGTGGCTTTGAAGGTCAAGCAGACCTGGTAGGTGCTTTCAATATTCACCGGCAAGTATCTGGGGTTCCCAGTAGTGGGCGTTCGGCGCGCCCCGTGGTCTTGGTATTTGATCACCATACGGTCCACGAAGCTGCAAGTTCTCGGGAGGCCGCCTGATAAAGGGTGACCCCCGGAATCCCTTGACTTCAGTCAAGGGAGCACGTCGATTAAAAACTCATTGTTTGCGGAGGGCCGGGGTCCATCGATAACACACGGGCGTCAAAGTTTTTTTTCAAAAGCTGCAGCTTCAGGTCCCGATATTCTGGATTATGCCACAGGTCGGTAAACTCCCAGGGATCATTTTCCAGATCGTAGAGTTCGCCCAAATCGTCGTGTTCAGCACTGTGATAGGCCACGATCTTCCACCGGTCATCCCGGTACATCGTCGCGTGTACCGGGCTGGATAGCCGGTGGTCGAAGTATTCAGATCGCACAAATTCCCGGTGCTTATCCGGTTCCGCCTGCCCGGTCAGGATGGGCAGCAACGACTTTCCCTGCATGCGCTCGGGAATAGGCAATCCAGCCAGGTCCAGCAAAGTGGGCGCGATGTCAATGAGTTCGACCAGAGCCGGGCTGCGCATACCGCACCGGAAGCGTTCGGGCCACGACCAGATGAGAGGGACGTGTACTCCGCCTTCGTAGAAGCGGCAGCCCTTCAGAACCAGGCCGTGGTCCCCGAGCATCTCACCGTGGTCGCTGGTGAAGAGCACGACCGTATTTTCGCGCTGTGCGGTTTCGTCCAAAAAGCTCAGGATGCGTCCAAACTGGTCATCTACCAGCGCGACCATGGCGCAGTACGCAGCATACAGAGCCTGGGCGTTTCTCTCATCGGGGGGAAGAGAGCGAGTCTGGAAACGCACGCCCATCTCCGCCAGCCTGTCCTGGTGGGCGATATCGCTTTCGCGGAAGTGTGGTAAAGGCATGGCAGCGGGATCGAACCGACGATAGTACTCCCAGGGCGGGTTAAAGGGTTTGTGGGGATAGAAGACATTCACGCACAGCATCCAGGGGGCCTGTGCCTGGCCGATAAACTCAAGGGCTTTCTCCGTACACCAGGTCGTCTGGTGCAGATCGGGCGGTACGTTGTCGCGTTCGGGTGTTGGGGCCATAACGCAGTCCATCTTCCGGTGCGGGAGCCTGACGACTTCGGCGGGATCCAGGCCTTTTTTACTCAGCCAATCGGCGTAGTCATCCTGGTCGGGCGACTGTGGGTTAACTGAGGTGTGGTTCCACTGGAAGTATCTGAACCCGTCGTCGGCACGGGATTCGCGCCCGTTCTTGCTCCCCGCCAGATGCAATTTTCCAACCAGCCCGCAATCGTAGCCGGCCTCCGCCAGCAAGCGGCTCACGAGCGTGGCCTCTGCTTCTTTGGGAAAGTAGTCGTTGCCGTTGTAATTGACGTGTACTGCACTGGGATAGCGCCCGGTCATAAAACTGGCACGGCTCGGGGTGCAGATAGGATGCTGGCAGTAGGCGCGCGTGAAAGCCACGCCATCGGATACCAGTTGGTCGAGCGCTGGTGTGCGAGCGTGGGTATTGCCCAGCGCGCCGATGGTGTCGAAGCGCTGTTGGTCGGTGCAGTACCACAGAATATTTGGCAGATGGTCTGACATTGTGTTTTCTCCTTTCTCTCTATGGCCGCAGCAAGACCTTTCCGATCGAAAGCCGTTCCTCGATCAGCCGGTGCGCTGAGGATGCGTCTCCAAAGGGGTATACGTGGCGTACCACCGGTCGGAGCCTGTCGGCCTGGGCCAGATCGATCAACGCTTCCATAATCTCGGGAGTGTGTGCCTCCGCATTGCTGCTACCCCCCCACCCGATCAGCTTCAGATTTTTTACCCAGAAAGGCCAGAAATCGACCTGACCTGTACCGGTGAAGGTGTTGGAACCAAAACTGACCATCCGACCGCCTTCGGCCATGCAGTTCAGACTTTGGGTGAAGACTTCGCCACCTACCGACTCCCACACCACGTCCACGCCACGTCCTGAAGTGGCCTCCAGCACCGCAGCCACGAAATCGTCGGTTCGATAGTTGATTGCCAGATCAGCGCCGAGTTCACGTGTCAGATCGAGTTTTTCCGGGCTGCCAGCGGTGGCCAAAACCCGCGCCCCAAAGGATTTGGCAAGCTGGATGGCCAGAACGCCCGTACCACCTGCGGCGGCGTGGAGAAGCACAGTCTCACCTGCCTTCAAACCCGCCGCGATTTTCAAGGTGTGATACGCCACCGGCGCATAACCGAATGCGGCCACCTGCTCGGGCGTAAACGATGGGGGACAGGCCGTTGTGCCCGGCCTTCCGTCGGGCCTGGGCTGCAAAGCCTTCGCATCCACCACAGCCCACTCCACGCACGAGCCGGGTCGCAGGCCTCCAACCAGATGGCGAGAACCGAGTTCAACACCTTTGGCGTTCGTCCCCAGCGCCGCGACTTCCACGCAGGCTGTGCCACCGGGAAAATAGGGAGGACCCGCGATACCGTAGCTCGATTCTCGTGCCGATCCGATGCGGCCGCTACCGCCGCGCCTGATGTGGAGCTGAATGTAGTCGATGGCAATGGCCAGAACCTTGACCAGGACCTCGTCGGGACCCGCCTGTGGTGTGGCTACCTCCTCACAGTGCAGGACCTCTGGCCCGCCAAATTCGCGGTATACTACGGCTTTCATCGTGTCGGGAAATCGGACGGGATTAATATCTCTTCCGGACATATCTGATGTGACCTCTCTGTAATGCGTCGGACCCTGGCCTCACCGCTGACCAGATCCTCAACGGTTTGAAAATTCCAACTTACCAGCCGTGAACATAATGCCCGTCTCCGAGGGGGAACCAGATATAGTCAACAAGGGAGGAGAGAAAGACCCCTGCGACGTAGCCTATCGGGAGACCGATGAAAAAAGGAGCGGCGCGGCGATACAGACCAATGCCCCCGATGCGCATAATCAGGCTCTTGGCAGCCCAGGTCAAGAAGATGGAGAAAGCGTAGATCCGGGGACCTGTGGTATTCTGGAAGGCCAGGCCGAGGGGATGGAGGGGCCACCAGGGCAGGCGGTTGCGCAACAATATCATGAGCAGAACCTCCAGGGCGCCAAAAAGACAAACGCCCACCTTGGCGGGGTCGAAGACGGTAAGATCGCTCTCCAGGACTTTCGCCGCCAGCCTGTTGTACGGAGCGACCAGTGATCCCTCCGGGTTAAAAGGTCCTTTGTGCAGGTTCTGTCCACCGTAGATGTAGGGCAGGTAGATCACGAAGAAGAAGGAGGCGAACAGACCCGCGAGAAACGCCAGCAGAGCGAGCCAGACGACGAGCGATCGCCTGCGGGTGAGGCTGCTGAGGAGCTTGAAGTGGTGTGGCAGCGCCGGCCAGGCCGGGATGCGGAGATTGCCGAAGAACGCGCCCGTGTTGACCATGCCGATGCCGACGAGGTCCCCCCGAGAGAGGTTCGCGGTGCCGACCAGAGTCTCCAGCATAGGTCCCCCTTTTACAGCCACCGGAAAGAGATGGGTAAACCCGCTGGCGGCCGTGAACTTAGCAACGGTCAGGTAGGCGATGTAGAGCATAAGGGTGTGGGCGATAGCCATTGGGAGCGATATGCCGAAGGCGTGCATCAAGCCGATGATGAAGACGGTAGAAATCCCGAACCCGAGCAGGGCAATCCGATAGGACGCGGTCCCCTCGTCCTTCACAGCACCTACGTCCCCGAGTGCGGTGCGCCAGACCCGCTGCAGATGGCCCCGCGCGACCCAGACCGACCAGAGCGCCAACAGGACCATTGCGCCGTAGCCCTCCAGATCGAGGATTCCACTGGGAGGAGCCTGCTGTCCGGACAGTCCAATACCGAAGCCAGTGCGGTTCATGATTCCCAATTTGAAAATCGCCAGCAAGCGGAATGCCCAGAGGCTGAGCAGGATATCCAGATTGCAGAAGTAGGTAAGCCCGATCACCGTGGGCAGGACGCGGAGATAGACCGGAGGAAAGTCCCTGCTTACATGCACCGCCTTGGTCAGGTAGAATCCAAAAACGGTGATTTCGGGCAATACGACCGCGAAGTAACCCACGATATTCCAGAGAAAGATACCAAATACCAGAAAAAAGCCCGCCCAGAAGACGCCATCGCGGAAGAGGCGGGGTACCCGTCCCGGCTCGTCGAATCCCGACGTCAACTCCACGGCAAATTGCGCAAGCGGATAGGTCAACCGCTCGGCATCCTCCCACTGGCGCTGGAGGATAATAAACGCGCAGATGCCGGCTGTGAGCACGGCGATGGGGACCGCCGTACCCCAAAAGAGGGGCCTGACCCACCCGATCCAGGGCACGGGTGTCTCGGGCGCAAGGCCGTCGTAATAGGGCCGGATAACAGCCGGAGACGCATCGGGCATATACCACCAGGGCAGGGCGTCGAAGAACGCCTCTTCCCACCGGTTCTCGGGGGAGGCGAAGTAGGTGGGAGCGGCCAGGGTACTCGCCCAGTAGCCGGTAAAACCCTCAAAGGGGATGTTTCCGGCGATCCAGGACATGCTGTAGATCACCAGGAGTTCGGTGCCGCTCAACGCCGCTCGGGGGAAAAAGGCCTTCAGGCCCAGGTTGACGAAGAGCCAAAGACCAAACGGGATCAGCATCGCCATTGGAAACTGGGACTTATTCAGGGAAAAGGAGCCCATGACCATGCCGGCATAGTCGGCATAGATGTTGAGAATTACGACAGTGGCCGCGCCCAGGAGAACGGAGCGGAGGGTGATGCGGGCGGGCGCCTTCTCGGGAGCCTGGCTGGCCTTGGTGTCAAGAGCTGAAGAATCTGGCATGGAATCTGTTAAAAAAATCGCAATGGCGCAAAAGCCCCCATTCGAACCGAAAAAATCCAGTCGGGTAAACTTTGCGCCACTTGAGGTTCCCCCGGCTCCGCCTAAAAGGGAAGCCGAGGGGATTTCGCGTTTTCAGTCTGGCGGTTACAGCGAGCCGGAAAAACTCAGACGGATCGGGGCATCGAAATATTTGCCGAAGTCGGAGTAGGCGATGTCCAGCCGAATATTTCGACCTGAGAAGGTGCCCTTCAGCCCTGCGCCGACGGTCCACGATTCTGCATCGTAGTCAAACTTATAGCCAGCGCGCAGCGCGACGATATTCTTCAACCACAACTCGCCGCCCAGATTATAGCGCTGGTCGCGGTCGGTGAAGTAGGCCCCCTCAAAAGAGGCGGTCAGCGACATCGGGTCGCCCAACTCGCCGAAGACCTCCATCGAGGTACCCAGGTTGAACACCACTGGAAATTCCGCGGGGTCGCTGTGGATCTTCATCTCGTTGCCCAGGTTGTTGATGCCCATGCCGATGCGGAGGCTGCGGTAGCCAGTATGCAGCAACGTGTAGAGGCTCAGCGAGGTCCCACCCAGCTTTTCCGGGCCGAGATTGGACTGTACGAATGAAAACTTGGCAGCCGCGGAAAGCTTATCGGTCAACTGACGGGCAAAAATCACACCCAGGGCGTAGTCGCCTACATCCAGCATTTCTCCTGTGCCATTGGGCTCCAGGATGGTGGTCCGTTCGATCTCTGGAGGTTGGTGATTGACCACGGAAATGCCCAGCACAGCGTTCCACCCGACATTGAGGGCAACAGCGCCAGAGTAGAACCTGGAATCTACCAGCCACTGCACATATCCGAAGGAATAACCCAACCGCCGCACCGAGGTGATACCGGCCGGATTCAAATAGATCGCATCCATGCCCTCAGCAACAGAGGTATAGGCATCGCCCATTGCCGCAATACGGGCACTGGGTGTGACCTTCAGGAAGGCGAGCGTACTCGGCCCTTGCTTTTCAAAAGCTCCGGTAACCTTGTCA encodes:
- a CDS encoding phytanoyl-CoA dioxygenase family protein, with the translated sequence MSTFNIPDGTRVSMSGRELVFGETIFTPREATHLLDDTEALHQRIEEDGYLIIRNFHTRQQIQNARREILENMAAQNLLAPDTPLDKAVIGENRRPRFPDRLVKQWPGFLEIVEGKNTMDFFERFMGGPVLSFDHKWLRVICRGQNAGAHYDVVYMGAGTKKLYTMWTALGDISLDMGPLALCLGSHKIQQLKNTYGAMDAHQDLDGGAFSTDPDDVVKTLGVRWASTPFNAGDVVIFGMYFMHASLENTSNYFRFSSDTRYQLASEAVDDRHMGEDAGDVIPKAPLEDRKSILKLRKEWGLTSKAK
- a CDS encoding arylsulfatase, producing MNSSRSTENSARPNILLIMVDDMGFSDLGCYGGEIRTPNLDQLASNGLRFTQFYNNALCAPTRASLLTGLYSQQVSRGGPKGCVTIAEVLKAAGYRTLMSGKWHLSGLFSGLPVERGFDRYYGLVDGCCNFFNPGLQRPGEEQPGEKFPDDNPAFAIDDRVIQPYTPEDKDFYTTDAFTDYALGYLDEYGREDRPFFLYVAYTAPHYPLHAWPRDIAKYKGKYKVGWDRLREQRLERMVEMGLIDERWALSARDPDSLSWEEIEDRDAWDLKMAVYAAMIDRVDQNVGRLQAKLRELGIEENTLVLFLSDNGASDEDRTSTPDIPPGPAASYRTVDLPWANLSNTPFRKFKRWNHEGGISTPFIVHWPRVIQNGGEITHQIGHLIDVMATCTDIAGAEYPSSHKGVLSLEGKSLLPVFRGEQREGHRALYWNQYSETALWRAVRMGKWKLVSPDYWRDYNPWRTDREARSEQKARPDPNSLWELYDMEIDRTEVNDLADQYPDLVKEMAEMYDAWKRHCAG
- a CDS encoding IS200/IS605 family element transposase accessory protein TnpB, with amino-acid sequence MPYLTIKAPLRGVPERFDILRDAMLSATKVYNGLIFHLRQEYQQHGKVCYSASHLNRIARGLPRHKELYSDVVDTTRQAVGWAFGSFFQKHKRDKKARPPGFRKKTRLSPLRYSHPNNGSIKVIHKRGMTYLRISLGTTRKDGVCRLVFRLHTRPNVDLSKLKNVQITYDTHTRDFQARLVVKVDVPDKPGEATVGVDIGEDWLIAADFCDGAQYLVCGRELKATRRYWQKVRAKVKPPSQDQPKMSRRYRQIARKEARQITHALYIASRRFVDVCADKGVGLIILGDLTGIRHRIAYGKRMNQRLHAWPYAKLRTMIEYKAALLGIKVKVVSEKYTSQTCPQCNIRKKSNRKHRGWYSCRCGFEGQADLVGAFNIHRQVSGVPSSGRSARPVVLVFDHHTVHEAASSREAA
- a CDS encoding sulfatase-like hydrolase/transferase, which produces MSDHLPNILWYCTDQQRFDTIGALGNTHARTPALDQLVSDGVAFTRAYCQHPICTPSRASFMTGRYPSAVHVNYNGNDYFPKEAEATLVSRLLAEAGYDCGLVGKLHLAGSKNGRESRADDGFRYFQWNHTSVNPQSPDQDDYADWLSKKGLDPAEVVRLPHRKMDCVMAPTPERDNVPPDLHQTTWCTEKALEFIGQAQAPWMLCVNVFYPHKPFNPPWEYYRRFDPAAMPLPHFRESDIAHQDRLAEMGVRFQTRSLPPDERNAQALYAAYCAMVALVDDQFGRILSFLDETAQRENTVVLFTSDHGEMLGDHGLVLKGCRFYEGGVHVPLIWSWPERFRCGMRSPALVELIDIAPTLLDLAGLPIPERMQGKSLLPILTGQAEPDKHREFVRSEYFDHRLSSPVHATMYRDDRWKIVAYHSAEHDDLGELYDLENDPWEFTDLWHNPEYRDLKLQLLKKNFDARVLSMDPGPPQTMSF
- a CDS encoding zinc-binding dehydrogenase — translated: MSGRDINPVRFPDTMKAVVYREFGGPEVLHCEEVATPQAGPDEVLVKVLAIAIDYIQLHIRRGGSGRIGSARESSYGIAGPPYFPGGTACVEVAALGTNAKGVELGSRHLVGGLRPGSCVEWAVVDAKALQPRPDGRPGTTACPPSFTPEQVAAFGYAPVAYHTLKIAAGLKAGETVLLHAAAGGTGVLAIQLAKSFGARVLATAGSPEKLDLTRELGADLAINYRTDDFVAAVLEATSGRGVDVVWESVGGEVFTQSLNCMAEGGRMVSFGSNTFTGTGQVDFWPFWVKNLKLIGWGGSSNAEAHTPEIMEALIDLAQADRLRPVVRHVYPFGDASSAHRLIEERLSIGKVLLRP
- a CDS encoding PorV/PorQ family protein produces the protein MVSTMKRILFFVIAIVVCGTLGAEAQQELDVPHLFNDKVTGAFEKQGPSTLAFLKVTPSARIAAMGDAYTSVAEGMDAIYLNPAGITSVRRLGYSFGYVQWLVDSRFYSGAVALNVGWNAVLGISVVNHQPPEIERTTILEPNGTGEMLDVGDYALGVIFARQLTDKLSAAAKFSFVQSNLGPEKLGGTSLSLYTLLHTGYRSLRIGMGINNLGNEMKIHSDPAEFPVVFNLGTSMEVFGELGDPMSLTASFEGAYFTDRDQRYNLGGELWLKNIVALRAGYKFDYDAESWTVGAGLKGTFSGRNIRLDIAYSDFGKYFDAPIRLSFSGSL